Proteins co-encoded in one Thermochromatium tepidum ATCC 43061 genomic window:
- the kdsC gene encoding 3-deoxy-manno-octulosonate-8-phosphatase KdsC has product MTELRERASRIRLVIFDVDGVLTDGSLYLGDDGQEYKAFNARDGHGMVLLQESGVHLAVITGRTSNVVRMRMESLGVSDIFQGYRHKLPAYEQIKQRHGLSDDQIAYVGDDVIDLPVMRRVGLAIAVADADPRVRELAHWRTTAPGGRGAAREVCELILDAQGRLAPLLASYA; this is encoded by the coding sequence ATGACAGAGCTTCGAGAACGCGCCTCTCGCATCCGGTTGGTCATCTTCGACGTCGATGGCGTACTCACCGACGGCAGCCTCTATCTCGGCGACGATGGCCAGGAATACAAGGCATTCAATGCGCGCGACGGTCACGGCATGGTCCTGCTTCAGGAGTCCGGGGTCCACCTGGCCGTGATCACGGGGCGCACCTCCAATGTGGTCCGGATGCGCATGGAGAGCCTCGGTGTCTCCGACATCTTCCAGGGCTATCGCCACAAACTCCCAGCCTACGAACAGATCAAACAGCGTCACGGGCTCAGCGACGACCAGATCGCCTATGTCGGCGATGACGTCATCGACCTGCCGGTAATGCGCCGGGTAGGATTGGCGATCGCGGTCGCGGATGCCGATCCCCGTGTGCGCGAGCTGGCCCACTGGCGCACCACGGCGCCCGGCGGACGCGGTGCGGCGCGCGAGGTCTGCGAGCTCATCCTCGACGCCCAAGGCCGGCTCGCCCCCTTGCTGGCCTCCTACGCATGA
- the lptC gene encoding LPS export ABC transporter periplasmic protein LptC → MIQFAERRSGARRPWLLGAGFALLGLAAWWQWRSLHEDDAVRPPRERRPDAIVQQLSALETDATGRPSRRLSAKQLRHYADEDLSELDEPHLVLYRPDGPPWFARARRGQVRAGGDQVHLIGDVHLDREGDATGRALHLRTEAMVIWRQTGLAETDRPVTIDSDGDSITAKGMKLWYLEDNSRVSLQGRAHIRLSPQPEHRSAP, encoded by the coding sequence ATGATCCAATTCGCCGAGCGTCGGTCTGGGGCGCGTCGCCCATGGCTGCTTGGGGCCGGCTTCGCGCTCTTGGGACTCGCGGCCTGGTGGCAGTGGCGCTCGCTGCACGAGGACGATGCGGTGCGCCCGCCGCGCGAGCGACGCCCGGACGCTATCGTCCAGCAGCTCTCGGCCCTGGAGACCGACGCCACAGGCCGCCCGAGCCGGCGTCTGAGCGCCAAGCAACTGCGCCATTATGCCGACGAGGATCTCTCTGAACTCGACGAGCCGCACCTGGTGCTCTATCGCCCCGACGGACCGCCCTGGTTTGCCCGAGCACGCCGGGGCCAGGTGCGGGCCGGCGGTGATCAGGTGCATCTGATCGGGGACGTGCATCTCGATCGTGAAGGGGATGCCACAGGGCGAGCGCTCCATCTGCGGACCGAAGCCATGGTCATCTGGCGCCAGACCGGGCTGGCCGAGACCGATCGTCCGGTAACCATCGACAGCGACGGCGACTCGATCACCGCCAAGGGTATGAAGCTCTGGTATCTGGAAGACAACTCGCGCGTCAGCCTCCAAGGTCGTGCCCACATCCGGCTCTCACCCCAACCCGAACACCGTTCGGCACCATGA